Proteins co-encoded in one Arthrobacter alpinus genomic window:
- a CDS encoding ABC transporter substrate-binding protein: MTHPNAWLKIATGAILATSVAFAASGCTTTSASPDNSAKSLTYWSMWTETEPQAAVLKTSLESFEKDTGIKVDVQWQGRKVLEKVTTGLLSGDVPDLVDQAYDKIGPALAATNQAADLSSVLSTKIPGEEEHTVADVIPSKYFDILPSYGGEVKNYMVPYSVSNVSVFYNKANAVAPKAPTTWDELLANCQKAVDAKMGCIAADGDATWANSYWFDYLINRNMGDGAFQKLMEDKTGAAWDDAAVLKSAQQIQELVTKGYIIKGYDASKYPEQQNAWAANKALYFLMGSWAPAETAKYAAEGFDYGAFNFPSTATNASTANDTLLFGFTVPKKAAHQDEAKQFIAYFSNKDRMSGISTDANNLAARPDVEAPKQLADVAAILADNETRLPTDGVSSDVIDKGFNPTFDKLFLGKVSAEEYVKEAKAATIAYWNAKG; this comes from the coding sequence ATGACTCACCCCAATGCGTGGCTCAAGATTGCCACTGGTGCCATTCTGGCTACCTCCGTCGCTTTTGCGGCATCCGGCTGCACCACCACGTCGGCATCGCCGGATAACAGTGCAAAATCCCTAACTTACTGGTCCATGTGGACCGAGACAGAGCCCCAGGCTGCGGTGTTGAAGACTTCGCTTGAGTCTTTTGAAAAAGACACCGGCATCAAAGTCGATGTCCAGTGGCAGGGCCGCAAGGTTCTAGAAAAGGTGACGACCGGGCTGCTCTCCGGAGACGTTCCCGATCTGGTGGATCAGGCGTACGACAAGATTGGTCCGGCTCTGGCGGCAACGAACCAGGCCGCAGACCTCTCCTCGGTGCTGTCGACCAAGATTCCCGGCGAGGAAGAACACACTGTTGCCGATGTGATTCCCTCGAAGTACTTCGACATCCTGCCCAGTTATGGCGGAGAGGTGAAGAACTACATGGTGCCGTACTCGGTATCCAACGTGTCGGTGTTCTACAACAAGGCCAATGCTGTCGCTCCCAAGGCCCCCACAACGTGGGATGAGCTGTTGGCCAACTGCCAAAAGGCCGTAGACGCCAAGATGGGCTGCATCGCAGCCGATGGCGATGCCACGTGGGCCAACAGCTACTGGTTCGATTACCTGATCAATCGCAACATGGGCGACGGCGCGTTCCAGAAGCTGATGGAAGACAAGACCGGTGCAGCGTGGGATGACGCAGCAGTCCTCAAGTCAGCCCAGCAGATCCAGGAATTGGTTACCAAGGGTTACATCATCAAGGGCTACGATGCTTCCAAGTACCCCGAACAGCAGAATGCTTGGGCCGCCAACAAGGCCCTGTACTTCTTGATGGGCAGCTGGGCTCCGGCTGAGACTGCAAAGTATGCAGCAGAAGGCTTTGACTACGGCGCGTTCAACTTTCCCAGCACCGCCACCAACGCCAGCACAGCCAATGACACCTTGCTCTTCGGCTTCACGGTCCCCAAGAAGGCCGCACACCAGGATGAGGCGAAGCAGTTCATCGCGTACTTCAGCAACAAAGACCGCATGTCAGGCATCTCCACCGACGCCAACAACCTGGCGGCCCGTCCCGACGTAGAAGCGCCCAAGCAGCTGGCTGACGTTGCCGCTATCCTTGCCGACAACGAGACGAGGCTGCCCACCGACGGCGTCTCGAGCGACGTCATCGACAAGGGCTTCAACCCCACGTTCGACAAACTCTTCTTGGGCAAGGTCTCCGCTGAGGAATACGTCAAGGAAGCCAAAGCGGCAACCATCGCCTACTGGAACGCCAAGGGCTAA
- a CDS encoding carbohydrate ABC transporter permease: MATPVISPARGRNTGRPRAGMSAIERSRRRLYWPMLLPALLLMVLFYVVPILYAGWLSLHTWDGINELKWRGADNYIQLAKDPIFIGSIVNTLKILFVVGIVTFVFAFALTMILREMTGRKFVRSVLFFPTLINAMVFGIFAGFLFSPAGPINKILAFVGVQDPPKWLAQDNLFNLIMIVMIWSATGYFTTIIMSAVDQIPAYYYEAAGLDGAGPWAKFRHVTLPLAWDVISVCAVLWTMSSVKVFELILVFGGSTAQAPPASTWSTALYVYQAAFGGGSREFGVSAAAAIVSLALVTVLTIGLRRMLRREAIEI, encoded by the coding sequence ATGGCAACTCCCGTAATTTCCCCGGCACGCGGACGCAATACTGGCCGCCCGCGTGCCGGCATGTCCGCCATTGAACGCAGCCGACGGCGCTTGTACTGGCCCATGTTGCTGCCAGCACTGCTCTTGATGGTCTTGTTTTACGTTGTCCCGATTCTCTATGCCGGCTGGCTTAGCCTGCACACGTGGGATGGTATCAACGAACTCAAGTGGCGAGGGGCTGATAACTACATCCAGCTGGCCAAGGACCCCATATTTATTGGGTCCATCGTTAATACGCTCAAGATCCTCTTCGTTGTTGGGATCGTTACCTTCGTATTCGCCTTCGCCTTGACCATGATCCTGCGGGAAATGACGGGGCGGAAATTTGTCCGCAGCGTACTATTTTTCCCCACCTTGATTAATGCCATGGTGTTCGGCATCTTTGCCGGTTTCCTGTTCAGCCCGGCCGGTCCGATTAACAAGATTCTGGCCTTCGTTGGAGTCCAGGACCCGCCCAAGTGGCTGGCCCAAGACAACCTCTTCAACTTGATCATGATCGTGATGATCTGGAGCGCCACGGGCTACTTCACCACCATCATCATGTCCGCCGTAGACCAGATTCCGGCTTATTACTATGAGGCCGCCGGTCTTGACGGTGCCGGCCCTTGGGCCAAGTTCCGGCATGTGACACTCCCCCTTGCCTGGGATGTGATCTCGGTTTGCGCCGTGCTGTGGACCATGAGCTCGGTCAAGGTTTTCGAGCTGATCCTGGTGTTTGGCGGCTCCACCGCACAGGCGCCTCCAGCCAGCACCTGGTCCACGGCGCTCTATGTTTACCAAGCTGCCTTCGGCGGCGGATCCCGTGAATTCGGTGTTTCCGCGGCGGCCGCAATCGTCAGCCTTGCTCTGGTGACCGTTCTGACCATCGGCCTGCGACGCATGCTGCGCCGTGAAGCCATTGAAATCTAG
- the dgoD gene encoding galactonate dehydratase: MKITKIETFQVPPRWLFLRMETDEGVVGWGEPVVEGRADSVAAAVAEMSDYLIGQDASRIEDHWQVLTKGGFYRGGPVFSSAIAGIDQALWDIKGKALGVPVYELLGGAVRDRVRMYTWIHGDRPEELAESTRIAMAAGFDAVKFCPATKVAPLDTAAAIRSMVNNLAAVREAGGEALDIALDFHGRFTPAMSRRVLPLMEEFLPMFAEEVVVPELSADLGLIAQATSIPVATGERLYSRWDFRTVLGNGVSVVQPDLSHAGGISEVRRIAAMAETYGALLAPHCPLGPIALAASLQVDIASPNFLIQEQSRGAEYTQGPDLFDYLVDPVVFDMGTGYIDRPLAPGLGIEIDEDKVRFEAETPHHWRNAIWRQDDNSFLEW; the protein is encoded by the coding sequence ATGAAGATTACCAAGATCGAAACCTTCCAGGTCCCTCCCCGGTGGCTGTTTCTGCGGATGGAAACAGATGAGGGAGTCGTTGGCTGGGGTGAGCCAGTTGTTGAGGGACGGGCAGATAGCGTGGCCGCGGCCGTCGCCGAGATGTCCGACTACCTCATTGGCCAAGATGCCTCGCGGATTGAGGATCACTGGCAAGTTCTGACCAAGGGTGGTTTCTACCGTGGGGGCCCAGTCTTTTCCAGCGCCATCGCCGGCATCGACCAGGCTTTGTGGGATATCAAGGGCAAGGCGCTGGGCGTCCCGGTCTATGAGTTGCTTGGTGGCGCAGTCCGGGACAGGGTGCGCATGTACACGTGGATTCACGGTGACCGTCCGGAAGAGTTGGCCGAGTCGACACGGATTGCCATGGCTGCTGGCTTCGACGCAGTGAAGTTCTGCCCGGCAACAAAGGTGGCCCCGCTGGACACAGCTGCCGCCATCCGGAGCATGGTCAACAATCTGGCAGCTGTGCGAGAGGCAGGAGGCGAGGCCCTCGATATTGCCTTGGACTTCCATGGCAGGTTCACCCCTGCCATGTCGCGGCGAGTGTTGCCGTTGATGGAGGAATTTCTGCCCATGTTTGCCGAAGAAGTGGTGGTCCCGGAACTGTCCGCCGATTTGGGTCTCATCGCGCAGGCGACCTCCATCCCAGTAGCCACCGGTGAAAGGCTCTACTCCCGTTGGGACTTCAGAACAGTGCTGGGCAACGGCGTGAGCGTGGTTCAGCCTGACCTCAGTCATGCCGGCGGCATCTCCGAGGTTCGACGGATCGCCGCCATGGCCGAGACCTACGGTGCACTGCTGGCACCTCACTGTCCTTTGGGGCCGATCGCCTTGGCTGCCAGCCTGCAAGTGGATATCGCCAGCCCCAACTTCCTGATCCAGGAACAGAGCCGCGGCGCAGAATATACCCAAGGTCCCGATCTGTTCGACTACCTTGTGGACCCGGTCGTCTTTGACATGGGCACCGGCTACATTGACCGCCCGCTGGCCCCTGGGCTCGGCATCGAGATTGACGAGGACAAGGTCCGGTTCGAAGCCGAGACACCACACCACTGGCGCAATGCCATCTGGCGCCAGGACGACAACTCCTTCCTCGAATGGTGA
- a CDS encoding L-ribulose-5-phosphate 4-epimerase → MIMSADNPKADSAASASASVTPSPSVAAATPELLATIAVLREEVCALHAELVRYELVVWTAGNVSARVPGADLMVIKPSGIDYDALTPESMVVTDLYGTPVDGPWGNPGLAPSSDTAAHAYVYRHMPEVGGVVHTHSSYATAWAVRGEAIPCVLTMMGDEFGGEIPVGPFALIGDDSIGRGIVETLSGSRSPAVLMQNHGPFTIGASAKAAVKAAVLCEEVARTVHLSRELGPMIPIDSAHIDSLHQRYQNVYGQ, encoded by the coding sequence ATGATTATGTCAGCGGATAACCCAAAGGCTGATAGCGCGGCGTCGGCCAGCGCATCAGTAACCCCCAGTCCGTCCGTTGCCGCCGCAACGCCGGAATTGTTGGCAACCATCGCCGTCCTGCGTGAGGAAGTATGCGCTCTGCATGCGGAGCTGGTCCGTTACGAACTCGTCGTATGGACGGCAGGGAATGTCTCCGCCCGGGTCCCCGGCGCAGACCTGATGGTCATCAAACCCTCTGGCATTGACTATGACGCACTGACGCCGGAATCCATGGTGGTCACTGACCTCTACGGAACCCCGGTGGACGGACCATGGGGCAATCCCGGACTGGCGCCGTCGTCCGATACCGCGGCGCACGCCTACGTCTATCGGCACATGCCGGAGGTGGGTGGAGTGGTGCATACACACTCGAGCTACGCAACGGCATGGGCCGTGCGGGGCGAAGCCATTCCCTGCGTCTTGACCATGATGGGCGACGAATTCGGTGGTGAGATTCCGGTGGGGCCCTTTGCCCTGATCGGCGACGACTCCATTGGCCGCGGCATTGTCGAAACCCTCAGCGGCTCGCGTTCGCCGGCCGTGCTGATGCAAAATCATGGCCCCTTCACGATCGGCGCCAGTGCCAAAGCGGCAGTGAAGGCCGCCGTGCTGTGTGAGGAAGTAGCCCGCACGGTGCATCTCTCACGCGAGCTTGGCCCCATGATTCCCATTGACAGCGCACACATCGACAGCCTGCACCAGCGCTACCAGAACGTCTACGGACAGTAA
- a CDS encoding carbohydrate ABC transporter permease produces the protein MNHVLTQSPTAPVLESAVSLPPLKVRRRKSSMKSRPTIGGMIGRVIVWLLVAFNLFLVVWMVMTSLRDTRDIARDPLGLPTQPHWENFATAWNTGGFGIAAINSVVATVVSSLLVVAIAAPAAYVLAKSTRRLSSTFTLMFVLGLGVPGQVLLVPIYVMLAKFQDFSHLKMINSVQGLIVVMVGLGIPFTVFLLAGFFRSLPVEIEEAAAIDGSSGIRTFIQIVLPLARSGLVTAFMLAVISGWNETLFSLVMLTTAENRTLPIALLAFLDQSQFNGADWGGLFAGIVLVVTPVLALFIWLGRRIVEGMTVGISK, from the coding sequence GTGAATCACGTTCTAACGCAATCCCCGACCGCCCCCGTGCTGGAGTCGGCGGTGTCCCTTCCGCCGCTGAAAGTTCGACGGCGCAAGTCAAGTATGAAGTCCCGGCCCACCATCGGCGGGATGATCGGGCGGGTCATTGTCTGGCTCTTGGTGGCCTTCAACCTCTTCCTGGTTGTTTGGATGGTGATGACGTCCCTGCGCGATACCCGCGACATCGCCCGCGATCCCTTGGGCCTCCCCACCCAGCCTCACTGGGAGAATTTCGCCACAGCTTGGAACACGGGCGGGTTCGGCATTGCCGCCATTAACTCAGTGGTCGCCACAGTTGTTTCCTCACTCCTGGTGGTGGCGATTGCTGCCCCGGCCGCCTATGTTCTGGCCAAGTCCACCCGGAGACTCTCCTCGACGTTCACGTTGATGTTTGTGCTGGGTCTGGGCGTTCCCGGGCAGGTACTGCTGGTACCGATCTATGTCATGTTGGCTAAGTTTCAGGACTTCTCCCACTTGAAAATGATCAACAGCGTGCAGGGTCTTATTGTGGTCATGGTGGGCTTGGGCATCCCCTTCACAGTGTTCTTGCTGGCGGGGTTCTTCCGCTCTCTGCCGGTGGAAATTGAGGAAGCTGCGGCAATCGATGGCTCCTCCGGTATCCGCACGTTCATTCAGATCGTGCTGCCACTGGCACGCTCGGGTTTGGTGACCGCGTTCATGCTGGCAGTCATCAGCGGCTGGAATGAGACGCTGTTCTCGCTGGTCATGCTGACCACGGCGGAGAACCGGACCCTGCCGATTGCGCTCCTTGCGTTCTTGGATCAGTCCCAGTTCAATGGGGCCGATTGGGGCGGGCTCTTCGCCGGGATCGTACTGGTTGTCACACCCGTTCTGGCGTTGTTCATCTGGCTTGGCCGGCGCATTGTTGAAGGCATGACGGTAGGCATCAGCAAGTAA
- a CDS encoding sugar kinase, with translation MSGQMTEAKTEAQTDARRIDVMTLGETMAVVAPARPEPLEMAADFILGTAGAESNVAQYLAERGHKVAWASRVGDDALGRRLAKELAVRGIDLSYLLIDPDSSTGVMFKDPGTGATKVQYYRANSAASSMGPELADTLPWHQLGLLHLSGITPALSPSCRALMQALFSRAAQENVPVSFDINFREALWPASVAAPVLLKLAQQADFLFVGLDEAQALWPNLVFASDVRALIDRPKHLIVKDGAVGATEFDGLQPTFVPAARVDVVEAVGAGDAFAAGYLSSMLDGGQPTQRLGRGHEFAGRALRSISDFQAMNGTVANNGQ, from the coding sequence ATGAGCGGCCAGATGACCGAAGCAAAGACCGAAGCACAGACCGACGCGCGGCGAATCGACGTGATGACGTTGGGGGAGACCATGGCCGTTGTGGCTCCTGCACGCCCGGAGCCACTGGAAATGGCGGCAGATTTCATCCTCGGTACGGCAGGCGCTGAATCCAATGTTGCCCAGTACCTCGCCGAACGCGGACACAAGGTTGCCTGGGCCAGCCGGGTGGGCGATGACGCGCTCGGTCGGCGGCTGGCCAAAGAACTTGCTGTCCGGGGGATTGACCTCTCTTATCTGCTCATTGACCCGGACTCGTCCACGGGCGTGATGTTCAAGGATCCCGGGACCGGCGCAACGAAGGTGCAGTATTACCGTGCAAATTCGGCGGCCTCCTCAATGGGGCCGGAACTGGCGGACACGCTGCCCTGGCATCAGCTGGGCCTGCTGCACCTCTCCGGAATCACACCGGCGCTCTCACCCAGCTGCCGCGCCCTGATGCAGGCCTTGTTTTCCCGTGCGGCACAGGAAAACGTCCCCGTGTCCTTTGATATCAATTTTCGGGAAGCACTGTGGCCGGCTTCGGTGGCCGCGCCGGTGCTTTTGAAACTCGCCCAGCAAGCCGATTTTCTCTTCGTGGGCCTTGATGAGGCGCAGGCGTTGTGGCCGAATTTGGTGTTCGCCAGTGATGTCAGGGCGCTTATTGACCGACCCAAGCACCTCATTGTCAAGGACGGGGCAGTGGGGGCCACCGAATTTGACGGGTTGCAGCCTACCTTTGTGCCGGCAGCTCGCGTGGACGTGGTGGAAGCCGTGGGTGCTGGCGATGCCTTCGCCGCCGGATACCTTTCCTCCATGCTCGACGGCGGCCAGCCCACCCAGCGTTTGGGCCGGGGTCATGAGTTTGCTGGCCGGGCCTTGCGAAGTATCAGTGATTTTCAAGCGATGAATGGAACGGTGGCCAACAATGGGCAATGA
- a CDS encoding NAD-dependent epimerase/dehydratase family protein, translating to MKPLLLLTGGTGTVGQLLLADLRFDYRLRITAQTAPLPGVIEPGDELMVGDLRDAGFARHCVEKSDVVIHLAANASPAASAAEAMGNVDMAATLFDAAADAGVGRTVVASSVHASGMDYRDGAQGISPLAIPRPCCPYGASKVTIEALARLYQDAQGNAVSCLRLGLTGWALVERQYALTWLSTEDLIRLVRAALARPAGFGIYNAVSADSATQWDTGNALTDLGWSPRDRWPVDVEQLPLAVSCPCQMFSIL from the coding sequence GTGAAACCACTGCTCTTGCTCACGGGCGGCACCGGAACCGTGGGACAGCTACTGCTGGCGGATTTGCGGTTCGATTACCGCCTCCGGATTACGGCCCAGACCGCTCCCCTGCCAGGTGTCATCGAACCCGGTGATGAGCTAATGGTGGGAGATCTCCGCGACGCCGGCTTTGCCCGGCACTGTGTTGAGAAGTCCGACGTCGTCATTCACCTTGCCGCTAACGCCTCCCCTGCCGCTTCGGCAGCGGAGGCAATGGGGAATGTGGACATGGCAGCGACGCTTTTCGATGCCGCAGCAGATGCCGGAGTGGGCCGCACGGTGGTGGCCAGCTCGGTGCATGCCAGCGGTATGGATTATCGAGATGGCGCGCAGGGGATCAGCCCGCTAGCCATCCCCCGCCCGTGCTGTCCCTATGGTGCTAGCAAGGTGACCATCGAGGCGCTGGCCCGGCTGTATCAGGATGCGCAGGGCAACGCGGTATCGTGCTTGCGGCTGGGCCTGACAGGATGGGCACTGGTTGAGCGGCAGTACGCCCTGACATGGTTGTCGACGGAGGATTTGATCCGTCTGGTTCGCGCCGCGCTGGCCCGGCCGGCAGGCTTCGGCATTTACAACGCAGTCTCCGCAGATTCGGCCACCCAGTGGGACACCGGCAACGCGCTGACAGACCTTGGCTGGTCACCGCGCGACAGGTGGCCGGTGGATGTGGAGCAGCTGCCCTTGGCGGTGTCGTGTCCCTGCCAGATGTTCAGCATTCTGTAA
- a CDS encoding bifunctional 4-hydroxy-2-oxoglutarate aldolase/2-dehydro-3-deoxy-phosphogluconate aldolase produces MFSTTPVMAILRGMGTERTLKVAHLAWDAGIKSVEIPIQTPSDLASLRAVAAAGRERGFPVGAGTIVTAEHVVQALDCGAAFAVSPGTDRLIMEACRKAGLPQLPGVATASDIQVAISMGASWVKAFPASVLGPAWLKAMAGPFPTMNFVATGGIDADNATAFLKAGAKVVAVGSALEDPLQLELLARYGDGPFDMSGAELEDSTNAD; encoded by the coding sequence ATGTTTTCCACAACCCCCGTCATGGCTATTCTGCGGGGGATGGGAACTGAACGCACCCTGAAAGTTGCGCATCTCGCGTGGGATGCCGGGATCAAATCCGTGGAGATTCCCATCCAAACTCCATCGGATTTGGCCTCTCTGCGAGCCGTGGCAGCGGCAGGGCGAGAGCGGGGGTTCCCCGTAGGTGCCGGGACTATCGTCACTGCCGAGCATGTTGTGCAAGCGCTTGACTGCGGAGCCGCGTTTGCTGTGAGTCCCGGCACCGATCGGCTGATCATGGAAGCCTGCCGCAAGGCGGGGCTGCCCCAGCTGCCGGGCGTTGCAACTGCCAGCGACATCCAGGTAGCTATCTCTATGGGGGCGAGCTGGGTCAAAGCCTTCCCCGCATCCGTGCTGGGCCCAGCATGGCTCAAGGCGATGGCTGGACCGTTCCCCACGATGAATTTTGTGGCGACAGGGGGCATCGACGCCGACAATGCGACTGCGTTCCTCAAGGCCGGGGCGAAGGTTGTCGCGGTTGGATCAGCTCTAGAAGACCCCCTCCAGCTCGAGCTCTTGGCCCGGTATGGTGACGGGCCGTTTGACATGTCCGGAGCGGAACTGGAAGATTCAACAAATGCAGACTAA
- the araA gene encoding L-arabinose isomerase, with product MSLQLNNSLAGYEVWFLTGSQNLYGEETLRQVAEQSAEVVKTLQDSTEIPVRVVFKDVLKDSESIRRAAIDANANDKVVGLIAWMHTFSPAKMWIRGLTELNKPLLHLHTQANEALPWAEIDFDFMNLNQAAHGDREFGYMQSRMGISRKTVVGHVSNPLVREKIGTWTRAAAAVAQVRCLKLARFGDNMRNVAVTEGDKTEAEIRFGVSVNSWSVNELVEAVDASSEADVDALIEEYLRLYNVAPELHPGAARHDSLRYGAKIELGLRSFLEEGGFGAFTTNFEDLGGLRQLPGLAVQRLMADGYGFGAEGDWKTAVLIRAAKVMGEGLPGGASLMEDYTYHLVPGEEKILGAHMLEVCPSLTVTKPSLEVHPLGIGGREDPVRLVFDADPGAGVVVALSDMRERFRLTANKVEVVPLDEPLPNLPVARAVWKPLPNFATSAAAWLEAGAAHHTVMSTAVGIEAFQDFADMFEAELLVIDEDTTQRGFAREIRWNQAYYRLAQGF from the coding sequence ATGTCTTTGCAGTTGAATAATTCGCTGGCCGGATACGAAGTCTGGTTCCTCACCGGAAGCCAGAATCTCTATGGCGAGGAGACTCTGCGCCAAGTCGCCGAGCAGTCGGCGGAGGTAGTCAAAACCTTGCAGGACTCCACCGAGATTCCCGTGCGCGTGGTGTTCAAGGACGTGCTCAAGGATTCGGAGTCGATCCGCCGAGCCGCCATTGACGCCAACGCTAACGACAAGGTCGTTGGTCTCATCGCCTGGATGCACACGTTCTCACCCGCCAAAATGTGGATCCGCGGCCTCACCGAACTGAACAAGCCGCTGCTACACCTGCATACCCAGGCCAATGAGGCACTGCCGTGGGCCGAGATCGATTTCGATTTCATGAACCTGAACCAGGCCGCGCACGGTGACCGCGAATTTGGCTACATGCAATCGCGCATGGGCATCAGCCGCAAGACAGTGGTGGGGCACGTTTCCAACCCGCTTGTACGCGAAAAGATTGGCACGTGGACGCGCGCAGCGGCAGCCGTGGCTCAGGTTCGGTGCCTGAAGCTGGCGCGTTTTGGCGACAACATGCGCAACGTTGCCGTGACCGAGGGCGATAAGACTGAAGCTGAAATTCGCTTTGGTGTCTCGGTCAACAGCTGGTCCGTCAACGAGCTCGTGGAGGCCGTTGACGCCTCGTCAGAAGCGGACGTTGACGCCCTCATCGAGGAGTATCTGCGCCTGTACAACGTTGCCCCGGAACTGCATCCCGGCGCCGCACGTCACGATTCGCTGCGTTACGGCGCCAAGATTGAGCTGGGTCTGCGAAGCTTCCTAGAGGAGGGAGGCTTCGGGGCTTTCACTACCAACTTCGAGGATCTTGGTGGTTTGCGCCAGCTGCCGGGCCTTGCCGTGCAGCGCCTGATGGCTGACGGTTACGGCTTCGGTGCCGAGGGCGACTGGAAGACGGCGGTACTGATCCGGGCCGCGAAGGTCATGGGCGAAGGCCTGCCAGGTGGCGCCTCCCTGATGGAGGATTACACCTACCATCTGGTCCCGGGCGAGGAAAAGATCCTGGGTGCCCACATGCTCGAGGTGTGTCCGTCGCTGACCGTCACCAAGCCTTCGTTGGAGGTTCACCCGCTGGGTATTGGTGGCCGTGAGGATCCTGTCCGCCTGGTGTTCGACGCCGATCCTGGTGCCGGTGTGGTGGTGGCACTTTCAGATATGCGCGAGCGCTTCCGTCTTACGGCCAACAAGGTTGAGGTGGTCCCGCTGGATGAGCCTTTGCCCAACCTGCCTGTTGCGCGTGCGGTGTGGAAGCCCCTGCCGAACTTCGCCACCTCCGCTGCGGCGTGGCTCGAAGCTGGCGCCGCGCACCACACCGTCATGAGCACCGCTGTTGGCATTGAGGCTTTCCAAGACTTCGCCGACATGTTCGAAGCCGAGCTCTTGGTCATTGACGAGGACACCACGCAGCGCGGCTTTGCCCGTGAGATCCGCTGGAACCAGGCGTACTACCGCCTGGCGCAGGGGTTCTAA
- a CDS encoding ROK family transcriptional regulator — translation MQTKGGALKGLRTNNRRQVLELLLNEGPMHRAELARRMKTSRTTITNITNELLEREVVLNRAPDQDTSGHGHELVAINPSAGYSLGLDFTLDQVAINVSDLASSTVAQTSFAVDPADTAESRVAAAAVLVRQLLSRAGIDDASIVGMGVGVPGQIDRRTYKVGGSIPGQAWSLVDVRTTLANHLPFPIFLENNSRLEGFAEQQWGAGKDSENMLYLNFSSGVGLALFDAGHLYRGSIGAAGEVGHMSTDINGPACPCGNRGCLVLRTGTAHVLSLLRPALGATATWDDVLQETSAGNPTCLSVLSEIGTMAGRFLAGISNLLDPELMVIGGELAQTGEPFMGPLTTALKLHTLPLTGSHLRVVQAVLPPGASTGARGGAALALREMAGTSAIDKLGAI, via the coding sequence ATGCAGACTAAAGGCGGTGCTTTGAAGGGGTTGCGCACCAACAACAGGCGACAGGTGTTGGAGCTCCTTCTCAACGAAGGCCCCATGCACAGGGCCGAGCTGGCCCGGCGCATGAAAACCTCACGAACCACCATCACCAACATCACCAATGAGCTGTTGGAACGTGAAGTTGTGCTCAACCGCGCCCCCGACCAGGACACCAGCGGCCATGGGCATGAACTTGTGGCCATCAACCCGAGCGCAGGCTACAGTCTGGGCCTGGACTTCACCCTCGATCAGGTGGCAATCAATGTCTCCGATTTGGCCAGCAGCACAGTAGCGCAAACCTCCTTCGCTGTTGACCCTGCCGACACTGCCGAGTCCAGGGTGGCCGCCGCCGCCGTCCTCGTGCGCCAGCTGCTTTCCCGTGCCGGCATAGACGATGCGAGCATCGTCGGTATGGGCGTTGGTGTGCCGGGGCAGATCGACAGGCGAACGTACAAGGTGGGCGGCTCCATCCCCGGCCAGGCGTGGTCCTTGGTAGATGTTCGAACCACCTTGGCGAACCACCTGCCGTTTCCTATCTTTTTGGAAAACAACTCACGGTTGGAAGGCTTCGCCGAACAACAATGGGGCGCCGGCAAAGACAGCGAAAACATGCTGTACCTGAACTTTTCCAGCGGCGTTGGTCTGGCCTTGTTTGATGCTGGGCACCTCTACCGCGGCAGCATTGGAGCAGCTGGCGAAGTGGGACACATGTCTACGGACATCAATGGTCCCGCTTGTCCGTGCGGAAATCGTGGTTGCCTCGTCCTGCGCACGGGAACGGCTCATGTTCTTTCGCTGCTGCGGCCAGCTCTTGGTGCCACAGCGACGTGGGATGATGTGCTCCAGGAAACCAGTGCGGGCAACCCCACCTGCCTGTCGGTACTGTCCGAGATCGGTACCATGGCTGGCCGTTTTCTTGCCGGTATCTCGAATCTGCTGGACCCGGAACTCATGGTCATTGGCGGTGAGCTGGCCCAAACAGGGGAACCGTTCATGGGCCCGTTAACCACGGCCTTGAAACTTCATACCCTGCCCCTGACCGGCTCGCATTTGCGTGTGGTCCAAGCCGTGCTCCCGCCGGGAGCCAGCACAGGAGCCCGTGGTGGTGCGGCCCTGGCGCTACGCGAAATGGCGGGTACTTCAGCTATTGACAAACTCGGGGCTATATAG